One window of the Chitinophaga niabensis genome contains the following:
- the bshA gene encoding N-acetyl-alpha-D-glucosaminyl L-malate synthase BshA — MTELILPGIYIYLPLQLTKSTSGMRIGIVCYPTYGGSGVLATELGKALADKGHMVHFITYQQPVRLNGFHANIYYHEVQVPTYPLFDFPPYESALSSTMVDVILNQKLDLLHVHYAIPHASTAYMAQQIVAKQGIHIPFITTLHGTDITLVGKDKTYAPVVTFSINESNAITAVSNNLRDETFKFFPIEKDISVIYNFVDIARFARKELPHFRQAIAPNGEKILLHVSNFRKVKRVPDVVKVFKQVRDVMPAKLLLVGDGPDRPMIECMCRELGICDDVRFVGKQEQLEDVMSISDLFILPSEYESFGLAALEAMASQVPVLSSNAGGLPEINIEGETGYSSAVGDVNTMAAHAINILKDPALLAHLRAGALKQASRFHIDNIIPQYEALYEDVLQQSLVTK; from the coding sequence ATGACAGAGCTCATTCTGCCGGGAATTTATATTTACTTACCTTTGCAACTCACAAAATCCACATCAGGGATGCGCATAGGAATCGTTTGCTACCCTACTTATGGGGGTAGCGGTGTGTTGGCAACCGAATTAGGAAAAGCACTCGCAGACAAAGGGCACATGGTACATTTTATTACTTACCAGCAGCCCGTGCGATTGAATGGGTTTCATGCCAATATCTATTACCACGAAGTACAGGTTCCTACTTATCCGCTTTTTGATTTCCCACCTTATGAAAGTGCTTTAAGCAGTACGATGGTGGATGTTATCCTGAATCAGAAGCTGGACCTGTTACATGTACATTACGCAATTCCACACGCCTCTACTGCGTATATGGCGCAGCAGATCGTAGCAAAACAAGGCATCCATATACCATTCATCACCACTTTGCATGGTACGGACATTACCCTGGTGGGCAAGGATAAAACCTATGCTCCGGTAGTGACCTTCTCTATCAACGAATCCAATGCCATCACGGCAGTATCCAATAACCTGCGGGACGAAACCTTTAAGTTCTTTCCTATTGAAAAGGATATTTCAGTGATCTACAACTTCGTGGATATTGCCCGTTTTGCCCGTAAGGAATTACCACATTTCCGCCAGGCCATTGCCCCTAACGGTGAAAAGATCTTACTCCATGTTTCCAACTTCCGTAAAGTGAAGCGGGTACCGGATGTAGTGAAGGTCTTTAAACAGGTGAGGGATGTGATGCCTGCTAAACTATTGCTGGTAGGTGATGGACCGGACAGGCCCATGATCGAATGCATGTGCCGCGAGCTCGGGATCTGCGATGATGTTCGTTTTGTTGGTAAGCAGGAACAGCTGGAAGACGTGATGTCTATCAGTGACCTGTTCATCCTTCCTTCTGAATATGAAAGTTTTGGTCTGGCTGCGCTGGAGGCGATGGCATCACAGGTGCCGGTATTGTCTTCCAATGCGGGTGGTTTACCGGAGATCAATATTGAAGGGGAAACAGGATATAGCAGTGCGGTGGGCGATGTAAATACCATGGCTGCACATGCTATCAATATTTTAAAAGACCCGGCGTTACTGGCACATTTGAGGGCTGGTGCCCTTAAACAGGCTTCGCGGTTTCATATAGATAATATCATTCCGCAGTATGAGGCCTTGTATGAGGATGTGTTGCAGCAGTCGCTGGTGACGAAGTAG
- a CDS encoding M20/M25/M40 family metallo-hydrolase, protein MKKPILALLTCCIAQLSWAQQEDSLTIRRFADEVLTNGTAYENLRVLTKTIGGRLAGSPQMVKAEKWGEAALKAAGADKVYFQECKVPHWVRGEKEQARIISMRRDFVPPLNILALGNSVGTGTKGVTAPVIEVRSFEELEQKKDQIKGKIVFYNYPFNKKFIKTFYAYGDAVRFRGQGPSRASKYGALAVIVRSMSHSTDNNPHTGSTRYNDSFPKIAAVAIGLKDAEVLSKRIANDPGMKVFLRTTCQMLPDTIGHNVIGELRGSEFPNEFITVGGHLDSWDVCEGAHDDGTGCVQSIELLRSFKATGIRPKRTIRVVLFANEENGLRGGAKYAEEAKAKNEKHIFALESDAGGFTPRGFTTSMEPEKLRKIQGWSGLFLPYGIYDFSEPGGGADITPIHNQLGTPMAELSPDSQRYFDIHHAVSDNFEAVNKRELDLGAIGMGALVYLIDKYGL, encoded by the coding sequence ATGAAAAAGCCAATTTTAGCCTTATTAACCTGCTGCATAGCGCAGCTTTCCTGGGCACAGCAGGAGGACTCCCTTACCATCCGCCGTTTCGCAGACGAGGTGCTCACAAATGGCACCGCCTACGAAAACCTGCGCGTTTTAACCAAAACCATCGGCGGAAGGCTGGCCGGTTCACCACAGATGGTGAAAGCGGAAAAATGGGGCGAAGCCGCGCTGAAGGCTGCCGGAGCAGATAAGGTCTACTTCCAGGAATGCAAAGTACCACATTGGGTAAGAGGAGAAAAAGAGCAGGCCCGGATCATTAGCATGCGCCGCGATTTTGTTCCGCCACTGAATATCCTGGCCCTGGGTAACTCTGTAGGGACTGGTACAAAAGGGGTTACAGCTCCTGTTATTGAGGTAAGATCATTTGAAGAACTGGAGCAGAAAAAAGACCAGATCAAAGGAAAGATCGTCTTCTATAACTATCCATTTAACAAAAAATTCATCAAAACTTTTTATGCCTATGGCGATGCCGTACGTTTCCGGGGCCAGGGTCCCAGCCGTGCATCCAAATATGGTGCACTGGCAGTGATCGTACGTTCCATGAGCCACAGCACGGATAATAACCCTCATACAGGCAGTACCCGTTATAATGATTCTTTCCCCAAAATAGCAGCAGTAGCAATTGGTCTCAAAGATGCAGAAGTGCTCAGCAAAAGGATCGCCAACGATCCCGGCATGAAAGTCTTTTTACGCACCACCTGCCAGATGCTGCCTGACACCATTGGCCATAACGTAATAGGAGAGCTGCGCGGCAGTGAATTCCCGAATGAATTCATCACCGTAGGCGGCCACCTGGATTCATGGGATGTTTGCGAAGGCGCGCATGATGATGGTACGGGATGTGTACAGTCCATTGAATTATTAAGATCATTCAAAGCAACGGGCATCCGCCCTAAACGTACCATCAGGGTAGTGCTGTTTGCCAATGAAGAGAACGGTTTACGCGGTGGCGCCAAATATGCAGAAGAAGCAAAAGCAAAGAACGAAAAACACATCTTTGCCCTCGAAAGTGATGCCGGTGGCTTTACGCCAAGGGGTTTCACTACTTCCATGGAACCTGAAAAACTCCGTAAGATCCAGGGCTGGTCTGGTTTATTCCTTCCTTATGGCATTTATGATTTTTCAGAACCAGGCGGCGGGGCAGACATTACGCCCATCCATAATCAACTGGGCACGCCCATGGCTGAACTTTCTCCCGACTCCCAACGTTATTTTGATATTCATCACGCCGTTTCTGATAACTTTGAGGCAGTGAATAAAAGAGAATTAGACCTGGGAGCAATAGGAATGGGCGCATTGGTATACCTCATTGATAAATACGGTTTATAA
- a CDS encoding PorP/SprF family type IX secretion system membrane protein has protein sequence MKKFVLLLTIAFYAVSSAKAQDPHFTQFFASPLTLNPAFTGYFSGDLRLSGNYRSQWRSIASPYITGTLAADFGILKNTISYTDTWGVGILALYDKTGAGALNSNYVAVSTAYHKGLDVEGNHTLGIGLQAAFSQKRVDQSKLIFEQQINDNGYDPSLPSGETITNPSISYMDYNVGLLYSGLVGESSNIYLGASYYHFTQPTETFLDQDNNRLSYRYTLHGGGSFPVNGSNRVHFSAHYMRQNQAVETTMGAAYGFMLNDMEDAPTIFYLGAWFRLKDAINPYIGLEFNSFKVGLSYDLNVSTLKPASNYRGGTEISVIYVRTKNDNKKNGTLCPKF, from the coding sequence ATGAAGAAATTTGTACTCCTATTAACCATAGCTTTTTATGCCGTCAGTTCTGCTAAAGCGCAGGACCCGCATTTTACGCAATTTTTCGCGTCTCCGCTTACATTGAACCCAGCATTCACCGGCTACTTTTCAGGTGATCTTCGTCTCTCAGGTAACTATCGTTCACAATGGCGCAGCATTGCCTCTCCATACATTACAGGTACCCTGGCAGCGGATTTCGGGATTTTAAAAAATACGATCTCTTATACAGATACATGGGGTGTGGGCATCCTTGCACTTTATGATAAAACAGGTGCCGGTGCATTGAATTCCAACTATGTGGCCGTGAGCACTGCTTATCACAAAGGCTTGGATGTGGAAGGGAATCACACGCTGGGTATTGGTCTTCAGGCTGCTTTCTCTCAGAAGAGAGTAGACCAGAGCAAATTAATTTTCGAGCAACAGATCAATGATAATGGTTATGATCCTTCTCTGCCCAGCGGAGAAACCATCACCAATCCTTCTATCTCTTACATGGATTACAATGTTGGTTTGTTGTACAGTGGTCTTGTAGGAGAGTCCTCCAATATTTATCTCGGCGCATCTTATTACCATTTTACACAACCTACTGAAACATTCCTGGACCAGGATAATAACCGCCTCAGCTATCGTTATACTTTACATGGTGGTGGATCTTTTCCGGTGAATGGCAGTAACCGTGTACACTTCAGCGCGCATTACATGCGTCAGAACCAGGCTGTGGAAACCACTATGGGAGCAGCTTACGGCTTTATGCTGAATGATATGGAAGATGCTCCTACTATTTTTTACCTCGGTGCCTGGTTCCGCCTGAAAGATGCGATCAATCCTTACATCGGGCTGGAATTTAACAGCTTCAAAGTGGGGCTGAGCTATGACCTGAACGTTTCTACTTTGAAACCGGCCTCTAATTATCGTGGTGGTACAGAGATTTCCGTTATCTATGTGCGCACTAAAAACGACAACAAAAAGAACGGAACACTTTGTCCCAAGTTTTAA
- a CDS encoding murein hydrolase activator EnvC family protein, producing the protein MKKFIPVLLLALALMPAVLKAQSNQPTREELERRKRELQKEMDDAQKLLSETKKTSKESLAQLRALRNKIDVRTRMIRNINEEINFINGDINSALRDVKTLEKDLDTLKQQYAQLIVAAYKNRSSYAMLNFVFSADSFNEAIKRYQYLKQYRDFRRRQADNILVTQEQLKTKVKNLEDQRVKRSSTLKTEEEQRLTLEKDRKEKDEVVSKLKGREKELLQDINERKKAQKKVQDAIRLVIRKEIEDARRKAEAEELARKRAADAERKRREDERKRAIAAANEAAKNNAANNNPTVATPPPPPPAEKPVVAENKPSRVLNVLEASPEAAALSDNFAANRGKLPWPVESGLIIGYFGKQKNADMERITEENDGMIFGTRKGGAVKAVFDGEVRKVFSIPGAGFVVMILHGQYYTNYVGLQTPAVKMGQKVRTGQSIGTARNNEDDSMGVIEVQVFKGGALQNANQWFKPR; encoded by the coding sequence TTGAAAAAGTTTATCCCTGTTTTATTGTTGGCTTTGGCCCTCATGCCGGCTGTGCTGAAAGCGCAAAGCAACCAACCTACGCGGGAAGAACTGGAGCGGCGGAAAAGGGAGTTGCAGAAAGAGATGGACGATGCCCAAAAATTGCTGAGCGAAACCAAAAAGACCAGCAAGGAAAGTTTGGCGCAATTACGTGCATTACGTAATAAGATAGATGTGCGTACCCGTATGATCCGTAATATCAATGAAGAGATCAACTTCATCAACGGAGATATCAACTCTGCACTGCGTGATGTGAAAACGCTGGAGAAAGACCTGGACACCCTCAAACAACAATACGCCCAGCTGATCGTTGCCGCCTACAAGAACCGCAGCTCCTATGCCATGCTCAACTTCGTTTTCTCGGCAGACAGCTTTAACGAAGCCATTAAAAGATATCAATACCTCAAACAATACCGCGATTTCCGCAGACGCCAGGCAGATAACATCCTGGTAACGCAGGAGCAACTGAAAACAAAAGTGAAGAACCTGGAAGATCAGCGCGTAAAACGTTCCTCCACCCTCAAAACAGAAGAAGAGCAACGGCTCACCCTGGAAAAGGACAGGAAAGAAAAGGATGAGGTGGTATCCAAACTCAAAGGCCGTGAAAAAGAATTGCTGCAGGATATTAATGAAAGGAAGAAAGCCCAGAAAAAAGTACAGGACGCTATCCGCCTGGTGATCCGGAAAGAAATTGAAGATGCCCGCCGTAAAGCAGAAGCAGAAGAACTGGCCCGTAAAAGGGCTGCCGATGCAGAAAGGAAACGCAGGGAAGATGAACGTAAACGTGCTATTGCAGCTGCCAATGAAGCCGCTAAAAATAACGCTGCCAATAATAATCCAACAGTAGCTACGCCACCACCTCCGCCACCTGCAGAAAAACCGGTAGTAGCAGAAAATAAACCATCCCGTGTATTGAATGTGCTGGAAGCTTCTCCGGAAGCTGCCGCGCTATCAGACAACTTCGCCGCCAACAGGGGGAAACTCCCCTGGCCCGTAGAGTCCGGTCTCATTATCGGCTATTTCGGCAAACAGAAAAATGCGGATATGGAACGGATCACGGAAGAAAATGATGGCATGATCTTCGGCACCCGGAAAGGAGGTGCCGTAAAAGCGGTATTTGATGGCGAAGTAAGAAAAGTATTCTCCATTCCCGGCGCCGGCTTTGTAGTAATGATCCTGCACGGTCAGTATTATACCAATTACGTAGGACTGCAAACGCCCGCCGTAAAAATGGGCCAGAAAGTAAGAACTGGCCAATCCATCGGCACTGCGCGTAACAATGAAGATGATTCAATGGGAGTGATAGAAGTGCAGGTGTTCAAAGGCGGGGCCTTACAAAATGCGAATCAGTGGTTTAAACCAAGATAA
- a CDS encoding DNA-3-methyladenine glycosylase translates to MVKLNASFYEDNNVLRVAKRLLGKLLVTEIDGVRTSGRIVETEAYAGATDRASHAWNNRRTARTEVAYAPGGVAYVYLCYGIHHLFNVVTNLKDVPHVVLVRALEPIEGIDHMLARCGKIKLDTTLTAGPGSLSKALGITTALTGESLLGNKLWIEDAPDLPKSAIEAGTRVGVAYAMEDAYLPYRYFVKGNKWVSKGKGLKR, encoded by the coding sequence ATGGTTAAACTGAATGCTTCATTTTATGAAGACAATAACGTTTTGAGGGTAGCAAAACGTTTACTGGGAAAGTTGCTGGTAACAGAAATTGATGGTGTGCGCACCTCCGGCAGGATCGTTGAAACCGAAGCCTATGCAGGAGCTACGGACAGAGCCTCCCATGCCTGGAACAACCGCCGCACTGCCAGAACGGAGGTAGCATATGCCCCCGGAGGAGTAGCATATGTTTATTTATGTTATGGGATCCATCACCTGTTCAATGTGGTCACTAATTTGAAGGATGTGCCGCATGTGGTACTGGTACGTGCCCTGGAACCCATTGAAGGAATTGATCATATGCTGGCACGCTGTGGCAAAATAAAACTGGATACCACCCTTACCGCAGGGCCCGGAAGCTTATCCAAAGCATTGGGTATCACCACTGCACTTACAGGAGAAAGTTTGCTGGGTAATAAATTGTGGATAGAAGACGCGCCCGATCTGCCAAAATCCGCTATTGAAGCCGGTACGCGTGTGGGAGTGGCCTATGCTATGGAAGATGCCTACCTGCCCTACAGGTATTTCGTTAAGGGGAATAAATGGGTGAGCAAAGGAAAGGGCCTGAAAAGATAA
- a CDS encoding EI24 domain-containing protein — protein MFSLREVLGAVQSYGKAHQFITQHRLWKWIIIPGIIYCILFVTGIYFVWDYSGVFIDYVLNLLTLKTWIEELQNGWVNFLFLLVGFAVRMVFLLMYFSFFKYLFLIVGSPIFAYLSEKTESIIQKKDFPFSFPQLLKDVVRGIRLSFRNLLYQTVFMLVIAILAFIPILGWLTPLIALFVECYYFGFSMMDYSFERRQWTMGQSIHYIGQHKGMAIGNGVVFYLMMFIPILGWVLAPCYAVIAATIHLQQQKLPNAPTR, from the coding sequence TTGTTTTCATTAAGAGAAGTACTAGGCGCAGTGCAATCATACGGCAAAGCGCATCAGTTTATTACACAGCACCGTTTATGGAAGTGGATCATCATTCCAGGCATTATCTATTGCATCCTGTTTGTAACGGGCATTTATTTCGTGTGGGATTATTCCGGCGTGTTCATTGATTATGTATTAAACCTGCTGACACTTAAAACCTGGATAGAAGAATTGCAGAACGGATGGGTGAACTTCCTGTTCCTGCTGGTGGGCTTTGCGGTGCGGATGGTTTTTCTGCTCATGTATTTTTCCTTCTTCAAATATCTTTTCCTGATTGTTGGATCCCCCATCTTTGCATACCTCTCTGAAAAAACAGAGTCGATCATCCAAAAGAAGGATTTCCCTTTCAGCTTTCCTCAATTGCTAAAAGACGTTGTGCGCGGTATCCGTTTATCTTTCAGGAACCTGTTGTACCAGACGGTTTTTATGCTTGTTATTGCTATACTGGCTTTCATTCCTATCCTGGGATGGTTAACGCCATTGATCGCACTATTTGTGGAATGTTATTATTTCGGTTTCTCGATGATGGATTATAGCTTTGAGCGCCGCCAATGGACAATGGGGCAGAGTATCCACTATATTGGCCAGCACAAAGGCATGGCCATTGGAAACGGTGTGGTATTTTACCTGATGATGTTCATCCCCATCCTTGGCTGGGTATTAGCACCCTGTTATGCTGTGATTGCCGCTACTATTCATTTACAACAACAAAAACTACCTAATGCCCCAACCCGGTAA
- a CDS encoding nucleotidyl transferase AbiEii/AbiGii toxin family protein — MIKEWLDSYKPANKAEALSALREIMQEIALAGLQRAGFFEKAAFYGGTALRILYDLNRYSEDLDFSLLKVDPDFSLEKYLQAILIEFEAAGMIVSVREKQKVNPNNIESAFLKSETIWKELVLENVIGPIELGQKANIIIKIEVDTQPPLGFQTEEKLLTKPFSFFVKCFTIPDLFAGKMHALLFRKWKNNVKGRDWFDMEWYIKKGEPLNLQHFLLRAKDSGSWEKETITKDEFRELLKTKIDAVNFDMVKADIRRFIPDPKVLDIWSAAYFHELVKKLKII; from the coding sequence ATGATAAAGGAATGGTTAGATAGTTATAAGCCTGCAAATAAGGCCGAAGCATTATCTGCTTTACGCGAGATCATGCAGGAAATTGCTCTTGCCGGGCTGCAGCGTGCCGGATTCTTTGAGAAAGCCGCTTTCTATGGTGGCACGGCCTTACGGATACTTTATGATCTCAACCGTTATTCTGAAGACCTGGATTTTTCACTCCTGAAAGTTGATCCGGACTTTTCACTGGAAAAATACTTACAGGCTATACTTATTGAGTTTGAAGCAGCAGGTATGATAGTATCTGTGAGAGAAAAACAAAAAGTGAATCCCAATAATATTGAATCTGCATTTTTAAAATCGGAAACCATCTGGAAAGAATTGGTGCTGGAAAACGTTATAGGGCCAATAGAACTCGGGCAAAAAGCCAATATTATCATTAAGATTGAAGTAGACACACAACCTCCGTTGGGTTTTCAAACTGAAGAAAAGCTTCTAACAAAGCCTTTTTCATTTTTTGTAAAATGCTTTACTATACCTGACCTCTTTGCCGGAAAAATGCATGCTTTATTATTCCGCAAATGGAAAAACAATGTAAAGGGGCGTGACTGGTTTGATATGGAGTGGTATATTAAGAAAGGAGAGCCGCTAAATCTTCAGCATTTTCTATTAAGAGCAAAAGACAGCGGAAGCTGGGAAAAGGAAACCATTACGAAAGATGAGTTCAGGGAATTATTAAAGACGAAAATTGATGCAGTTAATTTCGATATGGTGAAAGCTGATATCCGGCGTTTCATTCCTGACCCCAAAGTACTGGATATCTGGAGCGCCGCTTACTTCCACGAACTCGTCAAAAAACTTAAAATTATATAA
- a CDS encoding DUF4292 domain-containing protein produces MKQKAVLQIVACLVSLALFSCRSTKITRATFPSDTTARSTDSLTKEKELALAKTILDKIKANRIQYRSFSAELKMDYEDDKGKKMNNLGVNIRMQYDSVIWVRVAGPLNVEGARILITKDSIKIVNKLEGTVTLRSAAEGQELLKLKMDFSTLQDLIIGNAVFLSDSISNIVTTQSVISFASSQPGLTSLFNIFADDYILQQCKITEPDAGRTGELTYGDYKVVDGRKIAFQRKIYVEDKNVVKVALDFKKMVFDQQESFPFPISPRYTRQ; encoded by the coding sequence ATGAAGCAGAAAGCAGTACTACAGATTGTTGCATGTTTGGTCAGCCTGGCATTGTTCTCCTGCCGATCTACCAAAATAACGCGCGCCACTTTCCCGTCAGACACAACGGCCAGAAGTACTGATTCCCTCACTAAGGAAAAAGAACTGGCACTGGCAAAAACGATCCTGGACAAGATTAAAGCCAACCGCATCCAATACAGATCATTTTCAGCCGAACTGAAAATGGACTATGAAGATGACAAAGGCAAGAAAATGAATAACCTGGGTGTGAACATCCGTATGCAGTACGACAGTGTGATCTGGGTCCGCGTGGCCGGTCCGCTCAATGTAGAAGGCGCCCGCATCCTCATTACGAAAGACAGCATCAAGATCGTCAACAAACTGGAAGGCACCGTTACTTTACGCAGTGCCGCCGAAGGCCAGGAACTCCTCAAACTTAAAATGGATTTCTCCACCCTGCAGGACCTGATCATCGGCAATGCCGTTTTTCTCTCTGATTCCATTTCCAACATTGTTACTACACAATCTGTGATATCATTTGCCTCCTCGCAACCCGGCCTCACCAGTCTCTTCAACATTTTTGCAGACGACTACATCCTGCAGCAATGTAAGATCACCGAACCGGATGCAGGCCGTACAGGCGAACTCACTTATGGTGATTATAAAGTAGTGGATGGCCGGAAGATAGCCTTCCAGCGTAAGATCTATGTGGAAGATAAGAATGTGGTGAAGGTAGCGCTGGACTTTAAGAAGATGGTGTTTGATCAGCAGGAAAGTTTTCCTTTCCCTATCTCACCCCGATATACCCGGCAGTAA
- a CDS encoding type IV toxin-antitoxin system AbiEi family antitoxin domain-containing protein, translating to MDILHAIRSYADQPLTHQLLVSILKEYKRPNDKINSLVEEGVLTPVKKGLYVTGSALGIRKNPEPFLLANHLLGPSYVSIDSALSYYELIPERVYEITSVTLKTSREFLTLIGRFSYAHLPFPYYSFGIRQVEVSTNQRVLMACPEKALFDKIVTTKKLQIRSKRDAMHYLFDDLRMNEFGLKEMNLTMMDEWIKDSPKEESLAYIIRTIHNL from the coding sequence ATGGATATTTTGCATGCCATCAGATCATATGCAGATCAGCCTTTAACACACCAATTGTTAGTGTCTATATTAAAGGAATATAAGCGGCCTAATGATAAAATCAACTCTCTTGTGGAAGAGGGTGTGCTTACGCCCGTAAAGAAGGGATTATATGTAACAGGTAGTGCATTGGGTATCCGTAAAAATCCTGAACCATTCTTATTGGCTAATCATTTACTAGGCCCCAGTTATGTTTCAATAGACAGTGCACTATCCTATTATGAATTGATACCAGAGCGTGTATATGAAATAACTTCTGTAACACTCAAAACCTCGCGGGAATTCCTTACGCTAATTGGCAGGTTCAGTTATGCCCACTTACCATTCCCTTATTACAGTTTTGGTATCCGGCAGGTTGAAGTATCAACGAATCAACGTGTATTGATGGCTTGTCCGGAAAAGGCATTATTCGATAAAATTGTTACTACAAAGAAATTGCAAATAAGAAGCAAAAGAGATGCTATGCATTATCTGTTCGATGACCTGCGAATGAATGAATTTGGTTTAAAAGAGATGAACCTCACGATGATGGATGAATGGATTAAAGATTCACCCAAAGAGGAAAGCCTTGCATACATTATTAGAACAATTCACAACTTATGA
- a CDS encoding SAM-dependent methyltransferase, giving the protein MPQPGKVYLIPTVLSADALFTLPAYITSTIQQLKIFFVENERTARRFMKALDRTIDIDALQLHLMNENQAPDLTLARKLLQEGHSIGVISEAGCPAIADPGQLIVQVAHSVGAAVIPLVGPNSMLLALMASGMNGQNFRFVGYLPVKPPERAAAIKELEAVSARDKQTQLFIEAPYRNNPIIKDVLANCKNETLFCVAVDLTGPTEYIRTQSIGQWKKQEGVDFHKRPAIFLLYAQ; this is encoded by the coding sequence ATGCCCCAACCCGGTAAAGTATATCTTATTCCAACCGTACTGAGTGCGGATGCACTTTTTACGCTACCCGCCTACATCACCAGCACTATTCAGCAATTGAAAATCTTCTTTGTGGAGAATGAACGTACTGCCCGCCGGTTCATGAAAGCGCTGGACAGAACGATAGATATTGATGCTTTGCAACTGCACCTGATGAATGAAAACCAGGCGCCTGATCTTACGCTTGCCCGGAAATTATTGCAGGAAGGGCATTCCATTGGTGTGATCAGTGAAGCGGGTTGTCCTGCCATTGCTGATCCCGGTCAACTGATCGTACAGGTGGCGCATAGTGTAGGCGCTGCCGTAATTCCCCTGGTAGGGCCCAATTCCATGCTGCTGGCCCTGATGGCTTCCGGCATGAATGGGCAGAACTTCCGGTTTGTGGGTTATCTCCCGGTAAAACCTCCGGAGCGTGCAGCAGCTATTAAGGAACTGGAAGCTGTTTCTGCGCGGGATAAACAGACACAATTATTTATAGAAGCGCCCTACCGGAATAATCCTATCATTAAGGATGTGCTGGCAAACTGTAAGAACGAAACACTTTTTTGTGTGGCGGTGGACCTTACAGGACCTACGGAATATATCCGCACACAAAGTATAGGGCAGTGGAAGAAACAGGAAGGAGTTGATTTCCATAAGCGGCCCGCGATATTTCTGCTGTATGCGCAGTAA